In Kitasatospora sp. NA04385, a single genomic region encodes these proteins:
- a CDS encoding DedA family protein, which yields MKSVTDWLGGLSGPVVYAVVAALVFAEDALFFGFVLPGETAAVLGGVLAHQGSVSLGWMLVTVVGAAVLGDSVGYEVGRRLGPRVLETRSMRRHAERIGRAQELIRRRGPAAVLLGRFVAFFRALMPALAGVSKMPYRRFLLFNALGGLLWGVGCVLLGYFAGAAYSKVEGTVGRSVAVAAAVLVVAALLVHHFRGRRRERREEREHEGRPGSARRESGRERESGPEGGDD from the coding sequence GTGAAGTCGGTGACCGACTGGCTGGGCGGCCTGTCCGGGCCGGTGGTGTACGCGGTGGTGGCGGCCCTGGTGTTCGCCGAGGACGCGCTGTTCTTCGGCTTCGTGCTGCCCGGCGAGACCGCGGCGGTGCTCGGCGGCGTGCTGGCCCACCAGGGCAGCGTCTCGCTGGGCTGGATGCTGGTGACGGTGGTGGGCGCGGCGGTGCTGGGCGACTCGGTCGGCTACGAGGTGGGCCGGCGGCTGGGCCCGCGGGTGCTGGAGACCAGGTCGATGCGCCGCCACGCGGAACGGATCGGCCGCGCCCAGGAGTTGATCCGCCGCCGGGGCCCGGCGGCGGTCCTGCTGGGCCGGTTCGTGGCGTTCTTCCGCGCCCTGATGCCCGCCCTGGCGGGCGTCTCGAAGATGCCCTACCGCCGGTTCCTGCTGTTCAACGCGCTCGGCGGCCTGCTCTGGGGCGTCGGCTGCGTGCTGCTCGGCTACTTCGCGGGCGCGGCCTACTCGAAGGTGGAGGGCACCGTCGGCCGCTCGGTGGCCGTGGCCGCGGCCGTCCTGGTGGTGGCGGCCCTGCTGGTCCACCACTTCCGCGGCCGCCGCAGGGAGCGCCGCGAGGAGCGGGAGCACGAGGGCCGGCCGGGCTCCGCACGGCGGGAGTCCGGCCGGGAGCGGGAGTCCGGCCCGGAGGGCGGGGACGACTGA
- a CDS encoding HPF/RaiA family ribosome-associated protein has translation MSSLQTRPRAEVLVETRGAVTAGAPQYAREKVAAVLERLEGPVLAVRVRLVQEANRSVARPSLAQVVVDLNGRPVRAHVAAETMREAVDLLQDRLASRLARLRHHRQHAREPLGRPVGGGGEHRPERRVRPPEERQVVRHKSYGLARCTPLAAVRELEAMDYDFHLFTDAGSGRESVVYRGTAGGYRLASAGAPPAPVPGLVASRLGVPVLTPAQARGRLDLSGLPFVFFTDAATGRGHVLYHRYDGHYGLITPAAG, from the coding sequence ATGAGCAGTCTGCAGACCCGTCCCAGGGCCGAGGTGCTGGTGGAGACCCGGGGCGCGGTGACGGCGGGTGCGCCGCAGTACGCGCGGGAGAAGGTGGCGGCCGTGCTGGAGCGGCTGGAGGGACCGGTGCTCGCGGTGCGGGTGCGGCTGGTGCAGGAGGCCAACCGCTCGGTGGCGCGGCCCTCGCTGGCGCAGGTCGTGGTGGACCTGAACGGCCGTCCGGTGCGGGCGCACGTCGCGGCGGAGACCATGCGCGAGGCGGTCGACCTGTTGCAGGACCGGCTCGCCTCCCGGCTGGCCCGGCTGCGCCACCACCGGCAGCACGCGCGCGAGCCGTTGGGCCGCCCGGTCGGCGGCGGCGGCGAGCATCGTCCGGAGCGCCGGGTGCGCCCGCCGGAGGAGCGGCAGGTGGTGCGGCACAAGAGCTACGGGCTGGCGCGCTGCACGCCGCTCGCGGCGGTGCGCGAACTGGAGGCGATGGACTACGACTTTCACCTGTTCACGGACGCGGGCAGCGGCCGGGAGAGCGTGGTGTACCGGGGCACGGCGGGCGGCTACCGGCTGGCGTCGGCCGGTGCGCCCCCGGCCCCGGTGCCGGGCCTGGTGGCCAGCAGGCTGGGCGTGCCGGTGCTGACGCCGGCCCAGGCCCGGGGACGGCTGGACCTGAGCGGCCTGCCGTTCGTCTTCTTCACCGACGCCGCGACCGGGCGCGGCCACGTCCTGTACCACCGCTACGACGGGCACTACGGGCTGATCACGCCCGCCGCCGGGTAG
- a CDS encoding endonuclease/exonuclease/phosphatase family protein — MTDGTAEDTSPAGGRRRWRTAAKAACGVLLAGPAVLVVVRLFGWDDGTVWALPMAGLPYAALLAVVLLPVVALLRAKWLTGVAAVLVVLQLWWLVPRFLPDGGDAPAGAPRLRVATSNNFMGQVSPAALVELVREQRIDVLAVEEQSDSAADALDAAGIRTLLPHRERPDGTDTAIYTRLPVRSAADPAWPTTNVTVDLGGHPVQLVAVHTYYPLGDARRWAEGLHQLAAAAPGRTRDAVLLGDFNATLDHKPMRDLIDTGLTDTHEELGAGLFPTWPENHPDFRGVPPVIQIDHVLHGSALTALDVSEHALPRSDHRAVVAELAVTG, encoded by the coding sequence GTGACGGACGGTACAGCGGAGGACACCTCGCCCGCGGGCGGACGGCGTCGGTGGCGCACCGCGGCGAAGGCCGCCTGCGGGGTGCTGCTGGCGGGCCCGGCCGTGCTCGTCGTGGTGCGGCTATTCGGGTGGGACGACGGCACGGTGTGGGCGCTGCCGATGGCCGGGCTGCCGTACGCGGCGCTGCTCGCCGTCGTGCTGCTGCCCGTCGTCGCGCTGCTGCGCGCGAAGTGGCTGACCGGCGTCGCGGCGGTGCTGGTGGTGCTGCAACTGTGGTGGCTGGTGCCCCGGTTCCTGCCGGACGGGGGAGACGCCCCGGCCGGTGCGCCCCGGCTGCGGGTGGCCACCAGCAACAACTTCATGGGCCAGGTCTCGCCCGCGGCCCTGGTCGAGCTGGTGCGCGAGCAGCGGATCGACGTGCTGGCCGTCGAGGAGCAGAGCGACTCCGCCGCCGACGCGCTGGACGCGGCCGGCATCCGCACCCTGCTCCCGCACCGCGAGCGCCCGGACGGCACCGACACCGCGATCTACACCCGACTGCCCGTCAGGTCCGCCGCCGACCCGGCCTGGCCGACCACCAACGTGACCGTCGACCTCGGCGGCCACCCGGTGCAACTGGTCGCCGTGCACACCTACTACCCGCTCGGCGACGCCCGCCGCTGGGCCGAGGGCCTGCACCAGCTGGCCGCCGCCGCACCCGGACGCACCCGGGACGCCGTCCTGCTGGGCGACTTCAACGCCACGCTCGACCACAAGCCGATGCGCGACCTGATCGACACCGGACTGACCGACACCCACGAGGAGCTCGGCGCCGGCCTCTTCCCGACCTGGCCCGAGAACCACCCGGACTTCCGGGGCGTCCCGCCAGTGATCCAGATCGACCACGTCCTGCACGGCTCCGCGCTGACCGCCCTCGACGTCTCCGAGCACGCCCTGCCGCGCAGCGACCACCGCGCCGTGGTCGCCGAACTCGCCGTCACCGGCTGA
- a CDS encoding DMT family transporter encodes MDVLAVVFAVFGAASNAAGTAFQRKAAARVDRGGGLRFLLVLARDPAWVAGIAGVVGAALFQALALAFGPLALVQPVFVLELPFALLIAAPLLHRRMPAAGWAGVAAVVGGLALFLGCAAPSGAEDQAPMSRWLPVLAGCLGVMRLCVVATRNRHRGPVFRAGALGTAAAVGNALTAALLKSATGTFSDHGLPAFLTSWQTYAFALTGIAAVLLLENALQAGPLVASQPALTIGDAAVSLLLGVVLFDETVRTGWLLVPELLAVALVVGGVITLVRAVPNIRDTAH; translated from the coding sequence GTGGATGTGCTCGCTGTGGTGTTCGCCGTGTTCGGGGCCGCCTCCAACGCCGCCGGGACGGCCTTCCAGCGGAAGGCGGCGGCCCGGGTCGACCGGGGCGGGGGGCTGCGGTTCCTGCTCGTACTGGCCCGTGACCCGGCGTGGGTGGCGGGGATCGCCGGGGTGGTGGGAGCGGCGCTGTTCCAGGCGCTCGCGCTCGCCTTCGGGCCGCTCGCCCTGGTGCAGCCGGTGTTCGTGCTGGAACTGCCGTTCGCGCTGCTGATCGCCGCGCCGCTGCTGCACCGCCGGATGCCCGCCGCGGGCTGGGCGGGCGTCGCGGCGGTGGTCGGCGGCCTGGCGCTGTTCCTCGGTTGCGCCGCCCCCTCCGGCGCCGAGGACCAGGCGCCGATGAGCCGCTGGCTGCCCGTCCTGGCCGGCTGCCTGGGCGTGATGAGGCTGTGCGTCGTGGCCACCCGCAACCGCCACCGCGGGCCGGTGTTCCGGGCCGGGGCGCTCGGGACGGCCGCCGCCGTCGGCAACGCGCTGACCGCCGCGCTGCTGAAGTCCGCCACCGGCACCTTCTCCGACCACGGCCTGCCCGCCTTCCTGACCAGCTGGCAGACGTACGCCTTCGCGCTCACCGGCATCGCCGCCGTCCTGCTGCTGGAGAACGCCCTCCAGGCGGGCCCGCTGGTCGCCTCCCAGCCCGCGCTGACCATCGGCGACGCGGCCGTCAGCCTGCTGCTCGGCGTGGTGCTGTTCGACGAGACGGTCCGCACCGGCTGGCTGCTGGTCCCCGAGCTGCTCGCCGTCGCCCTGGTGGTCGGCGGCGTGATCACCCTGGTCCGGGCCGTCCCGAACATCCGCGACACCGCGCACTGA
- a CDS encoding discoidin domain-containing protein, translating to MTELSRRNALLLAALTAGSAGLTLAGPAGTAQAAAAPSGLAWDADWAAAAYAADPAAATASGSEGGPYGPGAAFDNNTGSRFSSNFADDAWIRIDLGSVIRVTQVVLVWEAAYGLKYTVEVSRDGAAWQSVYTENAGTGGTATIHTHQQPALGRYVRMRGLQRATPWGYSLYAFQVYGGAPAPAATGTANLALNHPGYSNYYQDAGHTPLHAFDGGVPAGLTGDATRWASDWNDHRWVAVDLGATARITAVDLHWESAYAVDYQIQVSDDNQNWRTVHQPTAAQVAARDANIGTPGSSAGLHDAITLAAPATGRYVRMLGLRRRRFYNPAPYTAQFGYSLYEFQVWGTGGSAAAEYPAPPVESTGAYRTVFFDDFAGTNLDRGKWRVVVTGSTMGSVNGESQAYVDDASTLKVSGSQLLITPRYLPGGYNAPGGGTYKFTSARIDTSTAVNFTYGRVSARIKMPAGLGLWPAFWLLGSSVDDPDVSWPNCGETDIMENIGYADWTSSALHGPGYSADGNIGALQHFPAGQDVTGWHVYAVEWTPTAMRFSVDGTQTLEVPRQKTLATRGAWVFDHNQYVILNFALGGAYPAGWNKVTTPFWGLPQSTVDQIAAGAATLAVDWVRIEQRA from the coding sequence ATGACCGAGCTCAGCCGTCGCAACGCCCTGCTCCTGGCCGCCCTCACGGCCGGCAGCGCAGGTCTCACCCTGGCCGGCCCCGCCGGCACCGCCCAGGCCGCCGCCGCCCCCAGCGGCCTCGCCTGGGACGCCGACTGGGCGGCCGCCGCGTACGCCGCCGACCCCGCCGCCGCCACCGCCTCCGGCAGCGAGGGCGGCCCGTACGGCCCCGGCGCGGCCTTCGACAACAACACCGGCTCCCGGTTCTCCAGCAACTTCGCCGACGACGCCTGGATCCGCATCGACCTCGGCAGCGTCATCCGGGTCACCCAGGTCGTGCTGGTCTGGGAGGCCGCCTACGGCCTCAAGTACACCGTCGAGGTCTCCCGGGACGGCGCCGCCTGGCAGTCCGTCTACACCGAGAACGCCGGCACCGGCGGCACCGCCACCATCCACACCCACCAGCAGCCCGCGCTCGGCCGCTACGTCCGGATGCGCGGCCTGCAGCGCGCCACCCCGTGGGGCTACTCGCTGTACGCCTTCCAGGTCTACGGCGGCGCCCCCGCCCCCGCCGCGACCGGCACCGCCAACCTGGCGCTCAACCACCCCGGGTACAGCAACTACTACCAGGACGCCGGGCACACCCCGCTGCACGCCTTCGACGGTGGCGTCCCCGCCGGGCTCACCGGCGACGCGACCCGCTGGGCCAGCGACTGGAACGACCACCGGTGGGTCGCCGTCGACCTCGGCGCCACCGCCCGGATCACCGCCGTCGACCTGCACTGGGAGTCCGCCTACGCGGTCGACTACCAGATCCAGGTCTCCGACGACAACCAGAACTGGCGCACCGTCCACCAGCCCACCGCCGCCCAGGTCGCCGCCCGGGACGCGAACATCGGCACCCCCGGCAGCTCGGCGGGCCTGCACGACGCCATCACCCTGGCCGCCCCCGCCACCGGCCGCTACGTCCGGATGCTCGGCCTGCGCCGCCGCCGCTTCTACAACCCGGCCCCGTACACCGCCCAATTCGGTTACTCGCTCTACGAGTTCCAGGTCTGGGGCACCGGCGGCAGCGCCGCCGCCGAGTACCCGGCCCCGCCGGTGGAGAGCACCGGCGCCTACCGCACCGTCTTCTTCGACGACTTCGCGGGCACCAACCTCGACCGCGGCAAGTGGCGGGTCGTCGTCACCGGCTCCACCATGGGCTCGGTCAACGGCGAGTCGCAGGCGTACGTCGACGACGCCAGCACGCTCAAGGTCTCCGGCAGCCAGCTGCTCATCACCCCCCGCTACCTGCCCGGCGGCTACAACGCCCCCGGCGGCGGCACCTACAAGTTCACCTCCGCCCGGATCGACACCAGCACCGCCGTCAACTTCACCTACGGCCGGGTCAGCGCCCGGATCAAGATGCCCGCCGGGCTCGGCCTGTGGCCCGCGTTCTGGCTGCTCGGCTCCAGCGTCGACGACCCGGACGTCTCCTGGCCCAACTGCGGCGAGACCGACATCATGGAGAACATCGGCTACGCCGACTGGACCAGCAGCGCCCTGCACGGCCCCGGCTACTCCGCCGACGGCAACATCGGCGCGCTCCAGCACTTCCCGGCCGGGCAGGACGTCACCGGCTGGCACGTGTACGCCGTCGAGTGGACGCCCACCGCCATGCGCTTCAGCGTCGACGGCACCCAGACCCTGGAAGTGCCCCGGCAGAAGACGCTCGCCACCCGCGGCGCCTGGGTGTTCGACCACAACCAGTACGTGATCCTCAACTTCGCCCTCGGCGGCGCCTACCCCGCAGGCTGGAACAAGGTCACCACCCCGTTCTGGGGCCTGCCGCAGTCCACCGTCGACCAGATCGCCGCCGGCGCGGCCACCCTCGCCGTGGACTGGGTCCGAATCGAACAGCGGGCCTGA